From a region of the Triticum aestivum cultivar Chinese Spring chromosome 7D, IWGSC CS RefSeq v2.1, whole genome shotgun sequence genome:
- the LOC123165904 gene encoding late embryogenesis abundant protein 31, whose product MAQAQATRGSGDPMKAQQEQPEPIQYGHVFAVTGDLAVQAIAPRDAEAMRTAEESVQGVQVPQASGGGFSAAVAMETAATYNQAVGAVRPGQASDAATKQGITVTQTAVPGGRIVTEFVAGQVVGQYSVADQAMMQQQQVEEDTSKVTIGEAMEAAALSAGDRPLEEADAAAIRAAETQAQGADEVMPGGLADQAWAAASANAWAERDEDKITVSDVLSDATTKLADDKPAEREDAARVVQAETYSDAGARTKAGGVGAAITTAARLNQEDDDDA is encoded by the exons ATGGCTCAAGCACAGGCGACACGAGGCTCAGGCGACCCCATGAAGGCCCAGCAGGAGCAGCCGGAGCCCATCCAGTACGGCCACGTCTTCGCCGTCACGGGCGACCTAGCCGTCCAGGCCATCGCGCCGCGGGACGCGGAGGCCATGCGCACCGCCGAGGAGAGCGTGCAGGGCGTGCAGGTCCCGCAGGCCAGCGGCGGCGGCTTCAgcgcggcggtggccatggagacGGCCGCCACGTACAACCAGGCCGTCGGCGCCGTCCGCCCGGGCCAGGCCAGCGACGCGGCCACCAAGCAGGGCATCACCGTCACCCAGACGGCCGTGCCCGGCGGCCGCATCGTCACCGAGTTCGTGGCCGGCCAGGTGGTGGGGCAGTACTCCGTGGCCGACCAGGCGATGATGcagcagcagcaggtggaggaggaCACGAGCAAGGTGACGATCGGCGAGGCCATGGAGGCAGCGGCCCTGTCCGCGGGCGATCGGCCCCTCGaggaggccgacgcggcggccatccGCGCCGCGGAGACCCAGGCGCAGGGAGCGGACGAGGTCATGCCCGGCGGCCTCGCCGACCAGGCGTGGGCCGCCGCAAGCGCCAACGCCTGGGCGGAGCGCGACGAGGACAAGATCACGGTCAGCGATGTCCTCTCG GACGCGACGACGAAGCTGGCGGATGACAAGCCGGCGGAGAGGGAGGACGCGGCAAGAGTGGTGCAGGCGGAGACGTACAGCGACGCCGGGGCGCGCACCAAGGCCGGCGGGGTGGGCGCCGCGATCACCACGGCGGCGAGGCTTAaccaggaggacgacgacgacgcttGA